The following is a genomic window from Candidatus Manganitrophaceae bacterium.
GTGGGGTCACGGTTGCCGTCTTAAAGAAGCTGGCAAAGCGAGGCGTCCTGAAGAAAGGTGAATCGACCGTGGCCTATATCACCGGCAACGGCCTGAAGACGCAGGAGGCCGTTTCTCAGGAAGTCGGCAAACCATGGCACATTCAACCGAATCTGAAGAGTTTTCAGGACACATTGAAAAAGGTTCAGTCATGAAGAAAGAGAAAAGATGATTAAGGTTCGCATTCCAACACCCTTACGTAAACTGACAGGAGGCTTGGGAGAGGTCGGCGGCGAAGGCGTAGACATCGCCACACTCATCGATTCACTAGAGCAGTCTTATCCTGGACTAAAAGAACGGCTCTACGACGAAGAGGGCGTGCTTCGCCGTTTCGTCAATATCTACATCAATGAGGAAGACATCCGCTTTCAGCAGGGGGTACTTACGCCCCTGAAAACGGGGGATGAAGTCTCAATCGTCCCTGCCATTGCAGGCGGTGGTTGTTAGACTCTGTGTTCGCAAACCAGCACACGAGTGCGTGGATCGCGGGTAAAGCACCTGAGGAGAGGAGGAAAAATTGGCGAGTTTTAAAGTACACATCACCTTTCCGGAAGACAAGATTCGGAATCCGATTATTTTTGAGATCGGGAAGAGATTTAATATTATTACAAATATTCGCCGTGCTGATGTGACCGAAAAGACCGGTTGGGTCGATCTCGAATTAACCGGAGAAACGGCTGAGATTGAACATGCCATCGAAGCCCTGAAGGAAAAAGGGGTACGTGTAGATCCCATAGAAAAAAACATCATCGAGTAGCGTGACGATTCAGGTCACCCGCCTTAATCTCCATGGTGGCGTTGCTGTGGTGCTCGAATCCTCACGTATTAATATTACGTTCCGGTTCTGCGCTCCTCGCGCCTTGCCCTGAAACTTAATTCAGGCAACCTGAAACGTCACAAGGTAATCACAATAGTTAGAAAGAAAAATGGACTTTACTGAAGAACAGCTTGAGCGTTACAGCCGACAGATTCTCCTCCCGGGAGTGGGAGGGAAGGGGCAGCGGAAAATCTCGGCAGCC
Proteins encoded in this region:
- a CDS encoding MoaD/ThiS family protein, translated to MIKVRIPTPLRKLTGGLGEVGGEGVDIATLIDSLEQSYPGLKERLYDEEGVLRRFVNIYINEEDIRFQQGVLTPLKTGDEVSIVPAIAGGGC
- a CDS encoding FeS-binding protein, whose translation is MASFKVHITFPEDKIRNPIIFEIGKRFNIITNIRRADVTEKTGWVDLELTGETAEIEHAIEALKEKGVRVDPIEKNIIE